The Paucidesulfovibrio gracilis DSM 16080 genome contains a region encoding:
- the greA gene encoding transcription elongation factor GreA, producing MESIPISVEGYEMVKRELANLKKERPAVIQAIKEAREEGDLSENAGYDAARERQGMLEAKITYIESRIPRFNIIDMNTLGGERVSFGATVEIEDVDTGDVKRYLLLGPDETAYCKGSISILSPVGRALLGKEIGDEAVVDAPRGKIHYEVLSIEFHGPAIEL from the coding sequence ATGGAAAGCATTCCTATTTCTGTTGAAGGCTATGAAATGGTCAAGCGCGAGTTGGCGAATCTCAAAAAAGAACGCCCGGCAGTTATTCAGGCGATCAAAGAGGCCCGTGAAGAGGGTGATTTGAGCGAGAATGCGGGATATGATGCGGCCCGAGAACGCCAGGGGATGCTCGAAGCAAAGATTACGTACATTGAGTCGAGAATCCCCCGGTTCAATATCATTGATATGAATACACTGGGTGGAGAGCGCGTGTCCTTCGGTGCCACTGTGGAGATCGAAGATGTGGATACCGGCGATGTGAAGCGTTACCTGCTGCTTGGTCCCGATGAAACCGCCTACTGCAAAGGCAGTATTTCCATCCTGTCGCCAGTGGGCCGTGCGCTGCTGGGCAAGGAAATCGGTGACGAGGCCGTGGTGGATGCTCCGCGGGGTAAGATTCATTATGAAGTGTTGTCCATTGAATTCCACGGCCCTGCCATTGAACTGTAG
- a CDS encoding recombinase family protein, with amino-acid sequence MEGKFVSYLRVSTERQGRSGLGIEAQRKAVEDYLNGGQWELLEEYVEVESGKNDDRPELKQALEHCDLTGATLLIAKLDRLSRDAYFLLGLQRSGVRFVCADMPEANELTVGIMALMAQEERKRISERTKAALAAAKARGVKLGNPKGAEHLRGIGNDPAVKKIKANANHRAERLRGQITKLLKQGITSANGIATELNRNSIRTPRGGQWYAASVQRLMKRLELT; translated from the coding sequence GTGGAAGGCAAGTTCGTATCGTACCTGCGTGTCAGCACAGAAAGACAAGGGAGAAGTGGTCTTGGCATTGAAGCCCAGCGTAAGGCTGTTGAAGACTATTTGAATGGTGGTCAATGGGAACTTCTTGAAGAGTACGTCGAAGTTGAAAGCGGAAAGAATGATGACCGTCCTGAACTGAAGCAAGCCCTTGAGCATTGTGATTTGACTGGAGCTACACTCCTCATCGCAAAGCTCGACCGCCTGTCTCGTGACGCATACTTTTTGCTCGGTCTTCAACGTTCTGGCGTCCGCTTTGTATGTGCCGATATGCCTGAAGCCAACGAGCTTACAGTAGGTATTATGGCTTTAATGGCACAGGAAGAGCGCAAGCGGATCTCTGAGCGAACAAAGGCTGCTCTGGCTGCTGCAAAAGCCCGAGGTGTTAAGCTAGGTAATCCGAAGGGAGCTGAACACCTCCGAGGTATTGGAAATGATCCTGCTGTCAAAAAGATCAAGGCCAATGCTAATCATCGTGCGGAACGGCTTCGTGGTCAGATTACCAAGCTTCTCAAACAAGGAATCACCAGTGCCAATGGGATTGCGACTGAGCTGAATCGAAACAGCATCAGAACACCTCGTGGAGGCCAATGGTATGCGGCTAGTGTGCAACGATTGATGAAGCGTTTGGAGTTAACTTAA
- a CDS encoding potassium channel family protein — protein MPSKRCNIRFTVLALGCYFAVVLLLFLTESSSDSANINSFSDALWYSVVTLTTVGYGDYYPVTPLGRIAGLFLILGSLGVLSLLIGTLTENIITLRESRRMGYGGTKFSQHVIIVGWDRFAEKVTAQLVTAHNKVCIITEHKENVELIYEQFPKEWVFVLFADLHNQEVLDKVNIAGAKVLFPNLKDDARNLVYVINLRKKHPTLQIVMTLDNYDLQQTFENAGVNYTISKSDVSSKMLASYIFEPDVARFNEDLLASASGQDDFDVQQYRILPKCCFAGKSFGDVFQSLRDECNAIAIGLSKKQEGGRVLHKLPSNGMLVEPDDFVVLITSGKVVTDLERLFGTSEGVF, from the coding sequence GTGCCATCGAAACGTTGCAACATTCGATTTACTGTTCTGGCTTTAGGGTGCTATTTCGCTGTAGTACTCCTCCTTTTTCTTACGGAGTCATCTTCTGATTCGGCAAATATCAATTCTTTTTCAGATGCCCTCTGGTATTCTGTCGTTACTCTCACAACCGTGGGGTATGGTGACTATTACCCGGTAACGCCCTTGGGACGCATTGCCGGGTTATTTCTTATCCTTGGCAGCCTTGGAGTGCTGAGCTTATTGATCGGCACATTGACAGAAAACATTATCACTCTGCGGGAGAGTCGACGTATGGGGTATGGCGGTACGAAATTTTCCCAACATGTCATCATTGTAGGATGGGACCGATTTGCCGAAAAAGTTACGGCCCAACTCGTCACCGCACACAACAAAGTGTGCATCATCACTGAGCACAAAGAAAACGTCGAGCTGATTTATGAACAGTTCCCCAAAGAGTGGGTCTTTGTTCTCTTTGCCGATCTACACAATCAAGAGGTTCTGGACAAAGTAAATATTGCCGGGGCAAAAGTCTTATTCCCAAATCTCAAGGATGATGCACGCAACCTGGTCTACGTAATCAACCTGCGAAAAAAACATCCAACACTCCAAATCGTTATGACGTTGGACAATTACGACCTGCAGCAAACTTTTGAAAATGCTGGCGTCAATTATACCATTTCCAAAAGCGACGTTTCGTCCAAAATGTTGGCGAGCTATATCTTTGAACCTGATGTTGCCAGATTCAATGAGGATCTACTTGCGTCCGCTTCTGGACAGGATGATTTCGACGTCCAGCAATATCGCATTTTGCCGAAATGTTGTTTTGCCGGTAAATCGTTTGGGGATGTTTTCCAGTCGCTTCGCGACGAATGCAACGCCATAGCGATCGGACTCAGCAAGAAACAGGAAGGTGGGCGGGTTCTTCACAAATTGCCAAGTAACGGTATGCTTGTAGAGCCGGATGACTTTGTCGTACTCATCACCTCAGGTAAGGTGGTAACAGATCTGGAGCGGCTTTTCGGCACTTCGGAAGGAGTTTTCTGA
- the buk gene encoding butyrate kinase, with amino-acid sequence MTLRVLTVNPGSTSTKVSLFEEEESVLSLEVRHDKETLAKYEHVLDQLPLRRDTVRTALHKAAHGGRVPRLSAVVGRGGLLRPMSGGIYSVNDAMIADLRSARFGEHASNLGALLAREYSLRDNVPALVVDPVVTDEMRSVARVTGLPWVQRRSVFHALSQRGAARAVAREMGLEYERSRFIVAHMGGGISIGAHDRGRVVDVINALDGEGPFSPERVGSLPLITALGLVLQQKHSVRELQELALTKGGLWAHMGTNDLREVLEACDTGDEKAALVFDALSYNIAKHVSSLAPALLAGPDSRLDGVVLTGGLSRSSRLVASLRDRLEFLAPVSALETDEMRVMAEGAWRVLRDGVKPVQYTS; translated from the coding sequence ATGACGCTTCGTGTCCTGACCGTAAACCCTGGATCCACTTCGACGAAGGTCTCCCTGTTTGAAGAGGAAGAATCTGTTTTGTCTTTGGAGGTTCGGCACGATAAAGAGACTCTGGCAAAGTATGAGCACGTTTTGGATCAATTGCCGTTGCGGCGTGATACCGTTCGTACTGCCTTGCATAAGGCGGCACATGGTGGCCGGGTGCCTCGACTGAGTGCTGTTGTGGGACGTGGCGGATTGTTGCGCCCCATGTCGGGCGGCATTTACTCCGTTAACGATGCCATGATTGCGGATTTGCGTTCGGCCCGTTTTGGGGAGCATGCCAGCAATTTAGGCGCACTTCTCGCCAGGGAGTATTCCCTGCGGGACAACGTGCCAGCCTTGGTGGTCGATCCTGTTGTAACGGATGAGATGCGTTCCGTTGCCCGGGTGACGGGACTACCCTGGGTGCAGCGGCGAAGCGTTTTTCACGCATTGAGCCAAAGGGGGGCGGCCCGTGCCGTGGCGCGTGAAATGGGCTTGGAATATGAGCGAAGCCGTTTCATCGTGGCGCATATGGGCGGAGGAATCTCCATTGGCGCGCATGATCGGGGCCGGGTTGTGGATGTAATCAACGCCTTGGACGGCGAGGGACCGTTCAGCCCGGAAAGGGTGGGCAGCTTGCCGTTGATAACGGCTCTTGGACTTGTATTGCAGCAGAAGCACAGTGTTCGTGAATTGCAGGAATTGGCTCTGACCAAGGGCGGGCTCTGGGCGCATATGGGGACCAATGATTTGCGCGAAGTGCTTGAAGCATGTGATACCGGTGACGAAAAAGCTGCCTTGGTTTTTGATGCGCTCTCCTACAATATTGCCAAACATGTTTCGTCCCTTGCCCCGGCCTTGCTTGCTGGACCTGACTCGCGGTTGGACGGGGTGGTGCTTACGGGTGGTCTTTCGCGATCTTCCCGGCTTGTGGCATCGTTGCGCGACCGACTGGAGTTCCTTGCTCCCGTCTCAGCATTGGAAACGGACGAAATGCGCGTCATGGCAGAAGGAGCCTGGCGTGTTTTGCGTGACGGGGTGAAACCGGTGCAATATACGTCCTGA
- a CDS encoding 3'-5' exonuclease, which produces MEFRISDTFTDSLSRLTGDEQKAVKTTAFDLQLDPASPGMSFHKLTRAKDKNFWSIRVSSDIRLIVHKTKSSLLLCYVDHHDAAYRWAETRKLERHPKTGAAQFVEIRETVVEVPTMVHVVEEISLAEKPPFFASISEEDLLGYGVPEEWLEDVLKATEDTILDLAEHLPGEAAEALLVLATGGTPKVAPVITEDEDPFEHPDALRRFRVMSNVEELKRALDYPWEKWTVFLHPSQREVVERDYNGPARVSGSAGTGKTIVALHRAVHLARKDPDSRVLLTTFSDVLAKALQIKLKRLVSNEPKIGERLEVHSINTLGLRLHERLLSPPKIAPDEIISQFIREASADLDGPRFHQRFLMSEWTDVVDAWQLRTWEDYRDVLRLGRKTRLPEKQRSQLWEVFSQVRERLSQEGLMTLADLFSALAEKVSTLAHPIYDYAIVDEAQDVSIPQLRFLAALAANRQNGLFFAGDLGQRIFQTPFSWTSLGVEIRGRCQTLRVNYRTSHQIRTQADRLLGPTVADVDGNVDDRRGTTSVFNGPAPVIKSFDSEADEVEAVSAWLQERYDEGIVPNEIGVFVRSDEQLSRAEAAISQTGIPYRVLDERLDVSPEHASLCTMHLAKGLEFRVVVVMACDDEVIPLQERIESISDNADLEEVYNTERHLLYVACTRARDHLLVTSTDPCSEFLDDLLDALPVR; this is translated from the coding sequence ATGGAATTCAGAATCTCAGACACCTTCACGGACAGCCTCTCGCGACTGACCGGCGACGAGCAAAAGGCCGTGAAGACCACGGCGTTCGACCTCCAGCTCGACCCGGCCTCACCCGGCATGAGCTTTCACAAGCTTACCCGCGCTAAGGACAAGAACTTCTGGTCCATACGGGTAAGCAGCGACATCAGGCTCATCGTCCACAAAACCAAGTCCAGCCTGCTTCTCTGCTACGTGGATCACCATGATGCCGCCTACCGCTGGGCCGAAACGAGGAAACTCGAACGACATCCGAAGACCGGCGCGGCTCAGTTCGTCGAGATCAGGGAAACAGTGGTCGAAGTCCCGACCATGGTGCATGTGGTCGAGGAAATCTCCCTGGCAGAAAAACCTCCCTTTTTCGCTTCGATCTCAGAAGAAGACCTTCTCGGCTACGGTGTGCCGGAAGAATGGCTTGAAGACGTCCTCAAAGCCACTGAGGACACGATTCTGGACCTTGCAGAGCATCTCCCAGGGGAAGCTGCAGAAGCACTCCTCGTACTGGCCACAGGAGGCACTCCGAAGGTCGCTCCTGTAATCACCGAGGACGAAGACCCCTTCGAGCATCCCGACGCACTGCGCCGTTTCCGTGTCATGTCCAACGTCGAGGAACTCAAACGTGCTCTGGACTACCCTTGGGAAAAATGGACCGTCTTCCTGCACCCCTCACAGCGTGAGGTCGTCGAGAGGGATTACAACGGCCCTGCCAGGGTCTCAGGCTCGGCAGGCACCGGCAAAACCATCGTTGCTCTTCACCGTGCCGTCCATCTGGCCAGGAAAGACCCAGATTCCCGAGTGCTTCTCACCACCTTCTCGGATGTGCTGGCCAAGGCCTTGCAGATCAAACTGAAGAGGCTTGTCAGTAACGAGCCAAAGATCGGTGAACGGCTTGAGGTACACTCGATCAATACCCTGGGACTCAGGCTTCACGAGCGCCTGCTCTCTCCTCCGAAAATCGCACCTGACGAGATCATTTCACAGTTCATCCGCGAAGCCTCTGCAGACTTGGACGGACCCCGTTTTCACCAACGTTTTCTGATGTCGGAGTGGACCGATGTGGTGGATGCATGGCAGCTCCGGACATGGGAGGATTACCGGGATGTCCTTCGTCTGGGACGAAAGACCCGCCTCCCTGAGAAGCAACGCAGCCAACTCTGGGAGGTTTTCAGCCAGGTCCGGGAAAGGCTTTCTCAGGAAGGTCTGATGACCCTTGCGGACCTGTTCTCTGCGCTGGCGGAAAAGGTTTCGACCCTTGCCCATCCTATTTACGACTACGCCATCGTTGACGAGGCGCAGGATGTCAGCATTCCTCAACTTCGCTTCCTGGCAGCCCTCGCGGCCAACAGGCAAAACGGGTTGTTCTTTGCCGGTGACCTTGGGCAGCGGATATTCCAGACGCCCTTCTCGTGGACTTCGCTCGGAGTTGAAATCCGTGGGCGCTGTCAGACTCTTCGCGTCAACTACAGGACTTCGCATCAGATTCGCACCCAGGCAGATCGCCTTCTGGGACCGACCGTTGCTGATGTTGATGGCAACGTGGATGACCGGCGTGGTACGACTTCGGTGTTCAATGGCCCGGCCCCTGTCATCAAGTCCTTCGACAGCGAAGCGGATGAGGTCGAGGCCGTCTCAGCTTGGCTCCAAGAGCGATATGACGAGGGTATCGTGCCGAACGAGATCGGTGTCTTCGTCCGCTCCGACGAACAGCTCTCACGTGCCGAGGCGGCCATCAGCCAGACGGGAATACCCTACCGAGTGCTTGACGAGCGGCTTGACGTGTCTCCTGAGCATGCTTCTCTCTGCACCATGCATCTGGCCAAGGGGCTGGAGTTCAGGGTTGTCGTTGTCATGGCCTGCGATGATGAGGTCATTCCCCTGCAAGAGCGGATCGAGTCCATATCCGACAACGCCGATCTTGAAGAGGTGTACAACACGGAAAGACACCTGCTGTACGTTGCTTGCACAAGGGCTCGAGACCACTTACTCGTCACGAGCACTGATCCATGCTCGGAGTTTCTGGATGATCTGCTGGATGCTCTGCCAGTAAGGTAG
- a CDS encoding GAK system CofD-like protein, translating to MAWYNEASGHYPNAPAGGAKVLFFSGGSALHDACSELTRHTHRSMHVITPFDSGGSSAELRKAFAMPAVGDLRNRLLALADTTCPAVSALLPLLEYRLERDVPLELLREVFQSMLQGRHPLLQPVPEAIRQNVRSHLTVVADRMPQWFDLRGASIGNLALAGAYLSNGRRLNRVLATYSHWLRVRGIVLPVTEQCRHLAVRLADGTCVVGQHRITGKETPPLKQPITDLWLVNGPTLGPVSEASACDEALRCIEQADLVCYSFGSFHSSLAANLLVSGVGKALARNPCPKVFVPNTLPDSESLGLDVVQQVERLVAILRRDAGRQVRVTQLVDTVLIDSSEKNYPNGVGAGSMRRMGLDVVPCPLVEDAARGQIDPERFVRMLLSRL from the coding sequence ATGGCGTGGTATAATGAGGCATCTGGACATTATCCGAACGCTCCCGCCGGGGGGGCAAAAGTGCTTTTTTTTAGTGGAGGCAGTGCGTTACACGATGCTTGTTCCGAACTGACGCGCCATACGCATCGCTCCATGCATGTGATCACTCCTTTCGATTCCGGCGGAAGTTCCGCGGAGTTACGTAAGGCGTTTGCCATGCCCGCAGTGGGAGATCTGCGAAATCGGCTGTTGGCCCTGGCTGATACGACATGTCCGGCGGTTTCCGCGTTACTACCGCTGCTTGAATATCGATTGGAGCGGGATGTCCCGTTGGAACTGCTGCGCGAGGTTTTTCAGTCAATGCTTCAGGGCCGGCACCCCTTGTTGCAGCCGGTGCCGGAAGCAATTCGGCAAAATGTGCGCTCGCATCTGACCGTTGTTGCCGATCGCATGCCGCAGTGGTTTGACCTGCGTGGAGCCAGCATAGGGAATCTGGCCTTGGCCGGTGCTTATTTATCAAATGGTCGACGGCTGAATCGTGTCCTTGCGACATACTCCCACTGGCTCCGTGTGCGCGGTATAGTTCTTCCTGTGACGGAACAATGCCGTCATCTTGCGGTCCGTCTTGCGGATGGAACCTGTGTGGTTGGACAACACCGCATTACGGGAAAAGAAACCCCTCCCTTGAAACAGCCGATCACGGACCTTTGGTTGGTGAATGGTCCCACTCTCGGCCCGGTGTCCGAAGCCTCGGCATGCGACGAAGCTCTTCGTTGTATCGAACAGGCCGATTTGGTTTGCTATTCTTTCGGGAGTTTTCACTCCAGCCTCGCCGCCAATTTGTTGGTTTCCGGCGTAGGCAAGGCTTTGGCCCGGAACCCCTGTCCCAAAGTATTCGTTCCGAATACCTTGCCGGATTCCGAAAGCCTGGGGCTTGATGTTGTTCAGCAGGTGGAACGGTTGGTAGCGATTTTGCGGAGGGACGCCGGTCGACAGGTGCGGGTAACGCAACTTGTGGACACGGTATTGATCGATTCTTCAGAAAAAAACTATCCCAATGGTGTTGGTGCCGGATCGATGCGCCGTATGGGGCTTGATGTGGTTCCCTGTCCGCTGGTGGAAGATGCTGCCCGAGGGCAGATAGATCCCGAACGGTTTGTCAGAATGTTGCTTTCCCGACTGTAA
- a CDS encoding AAA family ATPase: MNSKLRAPSLDTLLKTEFPPREHLLKPWLRDGESAMIYAPPGVGKSMLTLTLALVIAGGGEFMGWKAIKPRRVLFVDGEMHIQDIIERAKILLPGLNLDEELTGQNITVLARQYQRPDADFPDLALEEGRELMLDLATMDEKTNPYHIGNYDLVILDNLSTLASIKDENDAGDFNEVLQFLMKLKQAKVACILVHHSNKNANNYRGSSKLATTFEVILGLKAVESIQSNGTSFRLCWDKFRCPRDETIQEREVWLEPNEDLGALWNSRQSKDDQIQTIINMLKTLEYPTQDALCEALPFECSKSKMSKLKSQAIANGFISKKEWSELLSMAAESQKQVDEEEDY, encoded by the coding sequence ATGAATAGCAAGCTGAGAGCCCCTTCACTGGACACGTTGTTGAAGACAGAGTTCCCGCCACGAGAGCACTTGCTCAAACCGTGGCTTCGAGACGGAGAAAGCGCCATGATCTACGCCCCTCCTGGTGTCGGCAAGTCCATGCTGACACTGACGTTGGCTTTGGTCATCGCTGGAGGTGGTGAGTTCATGGGCTGGAAAGCCATCAAGCCACGCCGGGTATTATTCGTAGACGGAGAAATGCACATTCAGGACATCATCGAGCGAGCCAAGATCCTTCTGCCAGGATTAAATCTCGATGAGGAACTGACTGGCCAAAACATCACCGTTCTTGCCCGGCAGTATCAAAGACCAGACGCTGACTTCCCAGACCTTGCGTTGGAGGAAGGACGTGAGTTGATGCTTGATCTTGCAACGATGGATGAAAAGACAAACCCATATCACATTGGGAACTATGACCTTGTGATCCTCGACAACCTATCGACCTTGGCATCAATCAAGGATGAGAACGACGCAGGAGACTTCAACGAGGTTCTTCAGTTCCTGATGAAGCTCAAGCAGGCAAAGGTGGCTTGTATACTCGTCCATCATTCGAACAAGAACGCAAACAACTACCGTGGATCTTCGAAGCTTGCCACGACCTTCGAGGTTATCCTCGGGCTCAAGGCGGTTGAGTCGATCCAATCGAATGGGACGTCTTTCAGACTGTGCTGGGACAAATTCCGGTGTCCGAGAGACGAAACAATTCAAGAACGGGAAGTGTGGCTGGAACCCAACGAAGACTTGGGCGCTCTTTGGAACTCACGACAGTCAAAGGACGACCAGATCCAGACCATCATCAATATGCTCAAGACATTAGAGTATCCGACTCAGGATGCACTCTGTGAAGCATTACCGTTCGAATGCAGCAAGTCGAAGATGTCCAAGCTGAAGAGCCAAGCCATTGCCAATGGCTTCATCAGCAAGAAAGAATGGAGTGAATTGCTGTCTATGGCTGCAGAGAGTCAGAAGCAGGTAGACGAGGAGGAAGACTATTAG
- a CDS encoding BRO family protein, giving the protein MSNNKFDKMTPAQFTNELFGIIRVLKGDDGEIWFIAKDVATALGYSNPPKAVGDHCRRAEKMTITKRDGQRGGAQFLTIIPEADVYRLIIRSKLPTAEQFEEWVFEEVLPSIRKHGAYMTPEVIEQVLLNPDTVIHLAKNLKLEQERNRALESENKYLTPKAIFNDLQTDNGKRYLFNDAYKGFEVSSTDLRMTLLKRGVFRKDIFPNPSMKDGVQTRYVPREQFIEEGYFMWRTFKKGGVNRAAYYITPKGMWLICQLLLSEGLIEEEPAWLVEEAA; this is encoded by the coding sequence ATGAGTAACAACAAATTTGACAAAATGACCCCGGCACAGTTCACCAATGAACTCTTTGGAATCATCCGTGTTCTTAAAGGTGACGATGGTGAAATCTGGTTCATCGCCAAGGACGTTGCAACAGCGTTGGGTTATAGCAATCCGCCCAAGGCCGTCGGCGATCACTGCCGACGGGCAGAGAAGATGACTATAACGAAACGTGATGGTCAAAGAGGTGGGGCGCAGTTCCTCACCATTATTCCCGAAGCAGACGTTTACCGTCTCATCATTCGCTCTAAGCTGCCGACTGCCGAGCAGTTCGAGGAGTGGGTGTTCGAGGAAGTCCTCCCTTCGATCCGCAAGCATGGAGCCTACATGACTCCCGAGGTCATCGAACAGGTTCTCTTGAATCCTGACACGGTGATCCATCTGGCGAAGAACCTCAAGCTGGAGCAGGAACGAAACCGCGCTCTGGAGTCCGAGAACAAATACCTTACTCCCAAGGCCATCTTCAACGATCTCCAGACTGACAACGGGAAGCGTTACCTCTTCAACGACGCCTACAAGGGCTTCGAGGTTTCCTCCACTGATCTGCGTATGACGCTGCTCAAACGTGGTGTCTTCCGCAAGGACATCTTCCCGAACCCTTCCATGAAGGACGGCGTACAGACTCGCTATGTCCCTCGTGAGCAGTTCATAGAAGAAGGTTACTTCATGTGGCGTACATTCAAGAAAGGTGGCGTGAACCGTGCGGCATACTACATCACTCCGAAGGGTATGTGGCTGATCTGCCAGCTGCTTCTCTCCGAAGGATTGATCGAAGAAGAACCTGCATGGCTCGTCGAGGAGGCAGCGTAA
- a CDS encoding B12-binding domain-containing radical SAM protein yields MKILLAYPYFQQDRAEDENVVAIPIGVYYVAATLVEAGHDVTVANWHGLRDKPEVMEKELREIAPDILGVTVFTANRWGAVQAARMAKKVNPKTTVVFGGIGATFLAHFFLDRFQVVDCVLRGEGELAFPALLQAIKDGTSLAHVPNLSWRDGKQVCDNPCAPFVSDLDSLPDPAKYFTFKHVILSRGCPGKCIFCGSPRFWEGRVRFHSPAYLVRQIERLSSRGIRFFYVSDDTFTLRREMVLEFCRLLQERGLKVQWQAISRVDRVDEETLAAMRAAGCVQISYGVESGSPEIRKTLRKNTTDKQIRRAFDLTTRYGMVARAYIIYGNPGECEATIEQSRRFLHSIRPLVALFHVLTVLPGTELYDRACREFGVTDDVWNMDEEDLLWFDLDPALEFKQVHDWGTRLKRAQHEALPEYVEQLEVAEEPRLYPAFADFFSRLGMTFDQGDYAENYPQGTRDHLAERLFRRALQYGADPKASLGLGMLLHRHGHHSEAVSELEEGLRQFPNEPNLRLCLGIALMNVGRFKAALSHLEKLRAFPQAQPYIQQCREAVTHH; encoded by the coding sequence ATGAAGATCCTTCTTGCCTATCCCTATTTTCAGCAGGACCGCGCTGAGGATGAAAATGTCGTGGCAATCCCCATCGGGGTGTACTATGTGGCAGCAACCCTGGTGGAAGCGGGCCATGACGTGACCGTGGCCAACTGGCACGGCCTGCGCGACAAACCCGAGGTAATGGAAAAAGAACTACGTGAAATTGCCCCCGACATCCTGGGGGTAACCGTGTTTACGGCCAATCGTTGGGGGGCGGTGCAGGCGGCCCGGATGGCCAAAAAGGTCAATCCGAAAACTACCGTGGTGTTTGGCGGAATAGGCGCAACATTTTTGGCGCATTTTTTCCTGGACCGGTTTCAGGTTGTGGACTGTGTGTTGCGTGGCGAAGGAGAACTTGCATTTCCTGCATTGTTACAGGCGATCAAAGACGGAACCTCGTTGGCTCACGTCCCGAATTTGTCTTGGCGGGACGGCAAACAGGTTTGCGATAATCCCTGTGCACCTTTTGTGAGTGATTTAGACTCCCTGCCGGATCCGGCAAAATATTTTACTTTTAAGCATGTGATTCTCTCGCGAGGCTGTCCGGGAAAGTGTATTTTTTGCGGGTCGCCTCGTTTTTGGGAGGGAAGGGTCCGCTTTCATTCCCCTGCCTATCTGGTGCGCCAGATAGAGCGCTTATCGTCAAGGGGGATACGATTTTTTTACGTCTCCGATGATACATTTACGCTCCGCCGGGAAATGGTGCTGGAATTTTGCCGTTTATTACAGGAACGGGGTTTGAAAGTACAATGGCAGGCAATATCCAGGGTTGATAGAGTGGATGAAGAAACGCTGGCAGCCATGCGTGCGGCTGGGTGCGTTCAGATCAGTTACGGGGTGGAGAGCGGGTCGCCGGAAATTCGAAAGACGTTGCGGAAAAACACCACGGATAAGCAGATCCGGCGGGCGTTTGATCTCACCACTCGCTACGGAATGGTGGCCCGAGCCTATATCATTTATGGCAATCCAGGAGAGTGTGAAGCAACGATTGAGCAGAGTCGGAGGTTTTTGCATTCCATTCGGCCACTGGTGGCGTTATTCCATGTGCTCACTGTCTTACCGGGAACGGAATTGTATGATCGTGCCTGCCGGGAATTTGGCGTTACGGATGACGTGTGGAACATGGACGAAGAGGATTTGCTCTGGTTTGATCTGGATCCTGCCCTGGAATTCAAACAGGTTCATGACTGGGGTACTCGTCTGAAGCGTGCGCAGCATGAAGCCTTGCCGGAGTATGTTGAACAGTTGGAAGTGGCTGAGGAACCTCGTCTATATCCTGCATTTGCCGATTTTTTTTCCAGGCTTGGGATGACGTTTGATCAAGGTGACTACGCGGAGAACTACCCGCAGGGTACCAGGGACCACCTCGCGGAACGCCTGTTTCGTCGGGCATTGCAGTATGGGGCTGATCCCAAGGCCAGTCTTGGACTAGGGATGTTGCTTCACCGTCATGGACATCACTCCGAAGCCGTCTCCGAGTTAGAGGAGGGGCTAAGACAGTTTCCCAATGAGCCGAATTTGCGCCTTTGTCTTGGAATTGCGCTCATGAATGTCGGACGGTTTAAGGCGGCGTTGTCGCATTTAGAAAAGCTGCGCGCCTTCCCACAGGCCCAGCCCTATATACAACAGTGCCGAGAAGCTGTAACTCACCATTGA
- a CDS encoding YajQ family cyclic di-GMP-binding protein, with protein sequence MPSFDIVSQIDLQEVDNAVNNVKKELRTRFDFRNVPTELSLNKKDKRIELVTGDEMKVKALHDLLIAHFTRRKVDHRALIFQEPEATSKGQLKESVRLMEGIDKDTAKRIVKIIKDKKLKVQASIQDDQVRVAGKKIDDLQAVIRVLQDADFELPLQYVNMKK encoded by the coding sequence ATGCCCTCATTTGATATTGTTAGTCAGATTGATCTGCAGGAAGTGGACAACGCCGTGAACAACGTGAAAAAAGAACTGCGCACGCGGTTTGATTTCCGTAATGTTCCCACGGAATTGTCCCTAAACAAAAAGGATAAGCGTATTGAGCTTGTCACCGGCGATGAGATGAAGGTCAAAGCGTTGCATGATTTACTGATTGCCCATTTTACCCGGCGCAAGGTGGATCATCGGGCTTTGATTTTTCAGGAGCCGGAAGCCACTTCCAAAGGCCAACTCAAAGAGTCGGTCCGTTTGATGGAAGGGATTGATAAAGATACCGCGAAAAGAATCGTCAAGATCATCAAGGACAAGAAGTTGAAGGTCCAAGCGTCCATCCAGGACGACCAGGTTCGTGTCGCAGGAAAGAAAATCGATGACCTACAAGCGGTTATTCGTGTCTTGCAGGATGCAGATTTTGAGCTTCCTCTGCAATATGTGAATATGAAGAAATAA